From Brassica oleracea var. oleracea cultivar TO1000 chromosome C3, BOL, whole genome shotgun sequence, a single genomic window includes:
- the LOC106335119 gene encoding ABC transporter C family member 3, with protein sequence MGFLGSTKANGMLTTFLSLSGSKSFLMEPIFVRCVSVFLHGVLLLVLFCSWVRGRNNGFGSVTERLKDKRGFGFKSVLFCSLVLSLLDLVLTSLSGFYWYESDWLDEEQLVSLLMFLLPTVSWGVLSLSLHRCSDYEMRKSPLLLRIWLVFYLAVSCYSLVVVDKSQVHLLVCDIVSFSGALLLCYVAFFKKARGGNNSNGVLEEPLLNGDSTVGGGVGSDEATPYSRAGLLSLMTFSWMGPLIEIGNKKPLDLEDVPQLHDSDSVVGLAPKFRTMLESSSDGGGGGGVTTFKLMKALFFSSQWEILVTAFFAFIYTVASYVGPALIDTFVQYLNGRRQYNNEGYVLVITFFLAKLVECLSQRHWFFRLQKVGIRMRSSLVAMIYEKGLTLSCHSKQGRTSGEIINLMTVDAERIGNFSWYMHDPWMVLLQVGLALWILYRNLGLASVAALIATILVMLVNFPFGRMQERFQEKLMEAKDNRMKSTSEILRNMRILKLQGWEMKFLSKIFDLRKSEEGWLKKYVYNSAVISFVFWGAPTLVSVFTFGACILLGIPLESGKILSALATFRILQEPIYNLPDTISMVVQTKVSLDRIASYLCLDNLQPDVVETLPQGGSDIAVEVRNSTLSWDVSSESPTLKDISFKVLPGMKVAVCGTVGSGKSSLLSSILGEVPKISGSLKVCGTKGYVAQSPWIQSGTIEENILFGKAMERERYEKVVEACSLSKDLEILSFGDQTVIGERGINLSGGQKQRIQIARALYQDADIYLFDDPFSAVDAHTGSHLFKEVLLGLLSSKSVIYVTHQVEFLPAADLILVMKDGRISQAGKYNDILSSGTDFMELIGAHQEALAVVSSVDASSVSEKPALGGQEDAIGLDGKQESQDVKNDKPDTEETKRQLVQEEEREKGSVALDVYWKYITLAYGGALVPFIVLAQVLFQLLQIGSNYWMAWATPVSKDVEAPVNISTLMIVYVALAVGSSVCILVRATLLVTAGYKTATELFHKMHHCIFRSPMSFFDSTPSGRIMNRASTDQSAVDLDIPYQFGLVAITVIQLIGIIGVMSQVSWLVFLVFIPVVAASIWYQRYYIAAARELSRLVGVCKAPLIQHFAETISGSTTIRSFNQESRFRADNMRLSDGYSRPKFYSAGAMEWLCFRLDMLSSLTFAFSLVFLISIPTGVIDPSLAGLAVTYGLSLNTLQAWLIWTLCNLENKIISVERILQYASVPSEPPLVIESNRPEQSWPSRGQVDIHDLQVRYAPHMPLVLRGITCTFKGGLRTGIVGRTGSGKSTLIQTLFRIVEPSAGEIKIDGVNILNIGLHDLRLRLSIIPQDPTMFEGTVRSNLDPLEEYTDDQIWEALDKCQLGDEVRKKDLKLDSSVSENGENWSMGQRQLVCLGRVLLKRSKILVLDEATASVDTATDNLIQKTLREHFSDCTVITIAHRISSVIDSDMVLLLSNGIIEEYDSPVKLLENKSSSFSKLVAEYTARSSSSFD encoded by the exons ATGGGCTTTCTTGGTTCCACGAAGGCTAACGGTATGCTAACAACGTTCTTGTCACTCTCGGGGTCTAAGTCTTTTCTTATGGAACCTATTTTCGTTAGATGTGTCTCTGTTTTCTTGCACGGAGTGTTGTTGCTGGTTCTGTTTTGTTCATGGGTTAGGGGGAGAAACAATGGTTTTGGTTCTGTTACGGAGAGGTTAAAAGATAAGAGAGGGTTCGGGTTCAAGTCGGTTCTGTTTTGTAGTTTAGTTCTGTCTCTCCTTGACCTCGTGTTGACGTCCTTGAGTGGTTTCTACTGGTACGAGAGTGATTGGTTAGATGAAGAGCAGTTAGTGTCTCTCCTCATGTTTCTATTACCAACGGTTTCTTGGGGAGTTTTGTCGCTGTCCTTGCATCGTTGCAGTGATTATGAGATGAGAAAGTCTCCACTTTTGCTTAGGATCTGGTTAGTTTTCTATCTCGCGGTTTCTTGCTACTCTCTTGTGGTGGTAGACAAGAGTCAAGTTCATCTTCTAGTGTGCGACATAGTTTCTTTTAGCGGCGCTTTGCTTCTCTGCTATGTAGCTTTCTTCAAGAAAGCTAGAGGAGGCAACAACAGCAATGGAGTTTTGGAAGAGCCTCTCTTGAATGGAGATTCAACCGTTGGTGGTGGTGTGGGGAGTGATGAGGCTACTCCTTACTCTAGAGCTGGTCTTCTCAGTCTCATGACTTTCTCTTGGATGGGTCCATTGATAGAGATCGGAAACAAGAAACCCCTTGACCTTGAAGACGTTCCTCAGCTTCATGATAGCGACAGTGTAGTTGGGTTAGCTCCGAAGTTCAGGACCATGCTTGAATCATCATCAGATGGTGGTGGTGGTGGTGGTGTGACAACCTTCAAGCTCATGAAAGCTTTGTTCTTTTCATCTCAGTGGGAGATTCTAGTGACTGCGTTCTTTGCTTTCATCTACACGGTGGCGTCATACGTTGGACCAGCGCTCATCGACACGTTCGTCCAATACCTCAACGGACGCAGGCAGTACAACAACGAAGGGTATGTGCTGGTGATCACTTTCTTTCTCGCTAAGCTTGTGGAGTGTCTCTCTCAGAGACATTGGTTCTTTAGGCTACAGAAGGTTGGTATCAGGATGAGATCTTCATTGGTGGCGATGATATACGAGAAGGGTCTGACTCTTTCATGCCATTCGAAACAAGGACGCACAAGCGGTGAGATTATAAACTTAATGACTGTGGATGCTGAGAGGATTGGTAATTTTAGTTGGTACATGCATGATCCATGGATGGTTTTGCTACAAGTCGGTCTAGCTCTGTGGATATTGTATAGGAATCTTGGATTAGCTTCGGTAGCAGCTTTGATTGCAACCATTCTAGTAATGCTAGTGAACTTCCCGTTTGGGAGGATGCAAGAGAGGTTCCAGGAGAAGTTAATGGAAGCTAAGGACAACAGGATGAAGTCAACATCTGAGATCTTGAGGAACATGAGGATACTCAAACTTCAAGGATGGGAGATGAAGTTTCTGTCAAAGATATTTGATCTGAGGAAGTCTGAGGAAGGTTGGTTGAAGAAGTATGTGTATAACTCAGCTGTTATAAGCTTTGTCTTCTGGGGAGCTCCTACTTTGGTCTCAGTGTTCACCTTTGGTGCTTGTATACTTCTTGGCATCCCACTTGAGTCTGGTAAGATACTCTCAGCGCTTGCAACGTTCAGGATCTTGCAAGAGCCTATCTACAATCTTCCAGACACTATCTCCATGGTTGTGCAGACCAAAGTCTCTCTTGATAGGATTGCGTCTTATCTCTGTCTAGACAACTTACAGCCAGACGTTGTGGAGACGCTTCCTCAAGGAGGTTCAGACATAGCTGTGGAAGTGAGAAACAGCACTTTATCATGGGATGTTTCTTCGGAAAGCCCAACTTTAAAAGACATCAGCTTCAAGGTCCTTCCTGGGATGAAGGTTGCAGTTTGTGGTACTGTTGGCTCTGGGAAGTCAAGTTTGCTTTCTTCTATACTAGGAGAAGTGCCTAAGATATCTGGAAGTCTTAAAGTTTGTGGAACAAAAGGGTACGTTGCACAGTCTCCTTGGATTCAGAGTGGTACTATTGAGGAGAACATCTTGTTTGGTAAGGCTATGGAAAGAGAACGTTATGAAAAGGTGGTTGAAGCATGTTCTTTGAGTAAGGATCTGGAGATACTCTCATTTGGTGATCAGACTGTTATAGGAGAACGTGGCATTAATCTGAGTGGTGGACAGAAGCAAAGGATACAGATTGCACGTGCGCTATACCAAGATGCAGATATCTACTTGTTTGATGATCCTTTTAGTGCCGTGGATGCTCACACAGGGTCACATCTCTTTAAG GAAGTTTTGCTGGGGCTTTTGTCTTCCAAATCAGTTATTTATGTAACTCATCAAGTTGAGTTCTTACCTGCTGCTGATCTTATACTG GTCATGAAAGATGGAAGGATCAGCCAAGCTGGAAAATACAATGACATCCTCAGCTCTGGAACTGATTTCATGGAGCTTATAGGTGCTCATCAGGAGGCTCTTGCAGTAGTTAGCTCTGTTGATGCCAGTTCTGTCTCTGAGAAACCAGCTTTAGGCGGCCAAGAAGATGCTATTGGTCTTGATGGGAAACAAGAAAGTCAAGATGTGAAGAACGATAAGCCAGACACTGAGGAGACCAAAAGACAGCTTGTGCAAGAGGAAGAGAGGGAGAAAGGTAGCGTTGCTTTGGATGTATACTGGAAATATATCACACTAGCCTATGGAGGAGCTCTTGTGCCTTTCATAGTGTTGGCACAGGTTCTGTTTCAGCTTCTACAGATTGGAAGCAACTACTGGATGGCTTGGGCTACTCCTGTTTCTAAAGATGTGGAAGCTCCTGTGAACATCTCAACGTTAATGATTGTTTATGTTGCTTTAGCCGTTGGAAGTTCCGTATGCATTCTCGTTAGAGCCACGCTTCTTGTCACCGCTGGTTACAAGACTGCTACTGAACTGTTTCATAAGATGCACCACTGTATCTTCCGCTCGCCGATGTCTTTCTTTGATTCAACTCCAAGTGGAAGAATCATGAATAGA GCTTCTACAGACCAGTCTGCAGTGGATTTGGACATACCATATCAGTTCGGATTAGTTGCTATCACAGTCATTCAGCTTATAGGAATCATTGGGGTTATGTCTCAAGTTTCTTGGCTTGTTTTTCTTGTCTTCATCCCTGTGGTTGCTGCCTCCATATGGTATCAG AGATATTACATAGCTGCAGCAAGAGAGCTTTCACGTTTAGTTGGAGTATGCAAAGCCCCACTTATTCAGCACTTTGCTGAAACGATCTCAGGGTCAACAACCATCAGGAGTTTCAATCAAGAATCAAGATTCCGTGCCGACAACATGAGGCTTAGTGATGGTTACTCTAGGCCCAAATTCTATTCAGCTGGAGCAATGGAATGGCTTTGCTTCCGCCTTGATATGTTATCTTCGCTCACATTTGCGTTCTCACTTGTTTTCTTGATATCTATACCTACTGGAGTGATTGATCCAAGCCTAGCGGGACTAGCAGTGACTTATGGACTCAGTTTGAATACCCTGCAAGCTTGGCTGATATGGACTCTCTGTAATCTTGAGAACAAGATCATATCTGTAGAGAGGATTCTTCAGTATGCTAGTGTTCCTAGTGAACCACCTCTTGTGATAGAATCAAACCGGCCTGAACAATCATGGCCTTCACGTGGACAAGTGGACATCCATGATCTTCAG GTCCGTTATGCTCCACATATGCCACTAGTGTTGCGAGGAATAACATGCACATTCAAAGGAGGGTTAAGAACAGGTATTGTTGGAAGGACAGGAAGTGGGAAATCGACTTTGATTCAAACTCTTTTCCGCATTGTTGAGCCTTCAGCTGGAGAAATAAAGATAGATGGAGTGAATATATTGAACATTGGGTTGCATGACTTGCGTTTGAGACTTAGTATTATACCTCAAGATCCAACCATGTTTGAAGGAACTGTGAGAAGTAACTTGGATCCTCTTGAAGAGTACACTGATGATCAAATATGGGAG GCTCTTGACAAGTGCCAACTAGGAGATGAGGTGAGGAAGAAGGATCTAAAGCTGGACTCGTCAGTGAGTGAGAATGGAGAGAACTGGAGCATGGGTCAGAGACAGCTTGTGTGTCTTGGTAGAGTTCTTCTCAAGAGAAGCAAGATCTTGGTTCTTGATGAAGCTACTGCTTCTGTTGACACTGCAACTGACAATCTGATTCAGAAAACGTTAAGAGAACACTTTTCAGATTGTACAGTGATAACCATTGCACACAGGATATCCTCGGTTATTGACAGTGACATGGTTCTGCTTCTTAGCAATG GGATCATTGAGGAGTATGATTCGCCGGTGAAGTTGCTGGAGAACAAGTCTTCTTCTTTTTCTAAACTAGTGGCTGAGTACACTGCAAGATCAAGTTCCAGTTTTGATTAA